One Nostoc sp. CENA543 genomic window, TTACCTGAATCCCACTGCTGCTTGCCATACAAACGCAAGTAACAAAAAGAAAACGGGAATAATAGGGAGAACGTCTACCAAAGGATCAAAAATTTGGTATGCTTCAGGCAATTTTGCTAATAATAATG contains:
- a CDS encoding photosystem II reaction center protein K — protein: MEAALLLAKLPEAYQIFDPLVDVLPIIPVFFLLLAFVWQAAVGFR